In Sphingomonas sp. R1, a single genomic region encodes these proteins:
- the nagE gene encoding N-acetylglucosamine-specific PTS transporter subunit IIBC: MKQILETLQPLGRALMLPIAVLPVAGLLLRLGQPDLLNIAFISAAGDALFSHLGLLFAIGVATGYAKDGNGAAALAGIVCFLVSTEAGKSLLAVPDAIGAGLDKDQTALAVAAWKAKAVARLDVPIGIASGLIGGSFYNRFSAIKLPAYLAFFGGRRFVPIVSGLAGLVIAVIVGVGFPHISAGVDGLSHGIAGAGSFGLFAFGVLNRVLLVTGLHHILNNVFWFVQGDYNGATGDLRRFFAGDPSAGAFMAGFFPVMMFGLPAACLAMYRAALPERRKAVGGLLFSLALTSLLTGVTEPIEYSFMFLAPALYVVHAVLTGVAMVVMNVLGVKLGFGFSAGLFDYVLNFGKATRPLLLIPVGLVYFALYYGIFAWAIRRFDLKTPGREAEAPAAGDVVSAVPAGSRGEAFARALGGTANLVEVGACTTRLRLIVADQGVVDDAALKALGAHGILRPSARALQVVLGPIADVVAVEIRDATARGGVTVPAVPVAAVTNEAPVVLRSAALAALGGAANVVAVSAHDHRLRIKLADGSALDADALNMLGVRGVARPARDIVHLLADDSILAALRG; encoded by the coding sequence ATGAAGCAGATCCTCGAAACGCTCCAGCCGCTCGGCCGCGCGCTGATGCTGCCGATCGCGGTGCTGCCGGTGGCGGGGCTGCTGCTGCGGCTGGGCCAGCCCGACCTGCTCAACATCGCGTTCATCAGCGCCGCCGGCGACGCGCTGTTCTCGCATCTTGGCCTGCTCTTCGCGATCGGCGTCGCGACCGGCTATGCCAAGGACGGCAACGGGGCGGCGGCGCTCGCCGGCATCGTCTGCTTCCTGGTCTCGACCGAGGCGGGCAAGAGCCTGCTCGCGGTGCCCGACGCAATCGGCGCGGGGCTGGACAAAGACCAGACGGCGCTGGCCGTGGCCGCGTGGAAGGCCAAGGCGGTAGCCCGGCTAGACGTGCCGATCGGCATCGCCTCCGGGCTGATCGGCGGGAGCTTCTACAACCGCTTCTCGGCGATCAAGCTGCCCGCGTATCTCGCCTTCTTTGGCGGCCGCCGCTTCGTTCCTATCGTCAGCGGGCTGGCGGGCCTCGTCATCGCGGTGATCGTTGGCGTCGGCTTCCCGCACATCAGCGCGGGTGTGGACGGGCTCAGCCATGGCATTGCGGGCGCCGGCAGCTTCGGGCTGTTCGCCTTTGGCGTGCTCAACCGCGTGCTGCTGGTCACCGGCCTCCACCACATCCTCAACAACGTGTTCTGGTTCGTACAGGGCGACTATAACGGCGCGACGGGCGACCTGCGCCGCTTCTTCGCCGGCGATCCGAGCGCGGGCGCGTTCATGGCGGGCTTTTTCCCGGTGATGATGTTCGGCCTGCCCGCCGCCTGCCTCGCCATGTACCGCGCCGCCCTGCCCGAGCGCCGCAAGGCGGTGGGCGGCCTGCTGTTCAGCCTCGCGCTTACCTCGCTGCTCACCGGCGTGACCGAGCCGATCGAATATAGCTTCATGTTCCTGGCACCCGCCCTCTACGTCGTCCACGCAGTGCTGACCGGCGTCGCGATGGTGGTGATGAACGTACTGGGCGTGAAGCTGGGCTTCGGCTTTTCCGCGGGTCTGTTCGATTATGTGCTGAACTTCGGCAAGGCCACCCGGCCGCTGCTGCTGATCCCCGTCGGCCTCGTCTATTTCGCGCTCTATTACGGCATCTTCGCCTGGGCCATTCGCCGCTTCGACCTCAAGACGCCCGGCCGCGAGGCGGAGGCACCCGCGGCCGGCGATGTCGTGAGCGCCGTCCCCGCGGGATCGCGCGGCGAGGCCTTTGCCCGCGCCCTGGGCGGCACGGCCAATCTGGTCGAGGTCGGCGCCTGCACCACGCGCCTGCGGCTGATCGTCGCCGATCAGGGCGTGGTCGACGACGCTGCACTCAAGGCGCTCGGCGCGCACGGCATCCTTCGCCCCTCGGCACGGGCGCTGCAGGTGGTGCTCGGGCCGATCGCCGACGTGGTCGCGGTCGAAATTCGCGACGCGACGGCGCGTGGCGGCGTGACAGTGCCGGCCGTCCCCGTGGCTGCGGTGACAAACGAGGCGCCGGTCGTGCTGCGATCGGCGGCCCTCGCCGCGCTGGGCGGCGCTGCCAATGTGGTTGCGGTCAGTGCGCATGATCACCGCCTGCGGATCAAACTCGCCGACGGATCCGCCCTCGACGCGGATGCGCTGAATATGCTGGGCGTGCGCGGCGTTGCCCGGCCGGCACGCGACATCGTCCACCTGCTCGCCGACGACTCAATCCTCGCAGCGCTTCGCGGCTGA
- a CDS encoding GntR family transcriptional regulator yields the protein MTFSDQIGRFREGNPSPLYLQLQQLIREAISGKILAQGDAIPPERDLAVEYDVSRITVRKAIGGLVEEGLLTRRRGAGTFVAERVEKSFSKLSSFTEDMAARGRAASSSWIARSAGQVTPEEAMALGLSPGAGVLRFSRIRFADGEPMALEFSTIAGYCLPSVEAVGDSLYTALEAAGNRPVRALQRLRAVPFLGEHAKMLGVDPGHAGLLIERRAFLRDGRPAEVTRSYYRGDAYDFVAELSDV from the coding sequence ATGACGTTTTCGGATCAGATCGGACGGTTTCGCGAAGGCAATCCGTCGCCGCTCTATCTGCAACTGCAGCAGCTGATCCGGGAAGCGATCAGCGGGAAGATCCTGGCGCAGGGCGATGCCATTCCACCCGAGCGTGATCTTGCCGTCGAATATGACGTGTCGCGCATCACCGTGCGCAAGGCGATCGGCGGGCTGGTCGAGGAGGGCCTGCTCACCCGCCGCCGCGGTGCCGGTACCTTCGTCGCCGAACGCGTCGAGAAAAGCTTCTCCAAGCTGTCCTCCTTCACCGAGGACATGGCCGCGCGCGGCCGCGCCGCCAGCAGCAGCTGGATCGCGCGCTCGGCAGGCCAGGTAACGCCGGAAGAGGCGATGGCGCTGGGCCTGTCGCCGGGCGCAGGCGTGCTGCGCTTCTCGCGCATCCGCTTCGCCGATGGCGAGCCGATGGCGCTCGAATTCTCCACCATCGCGGGCTATTGCCTGCCCTCGGTCGAGGCGGTGGGGGACTCGCTCTACACCGCGCTCGAGGCTGCCGGGAACCGGCCGGTGCGCGCGCTCCAGCGGCTGCGCGCGGTTCCGTTCCTTGGCGAGCACGCCAAGATGCTGGGCGTCGATCCGGGCCATGCCGGCCTGCTGATCGAGCGCCGCGCCTTCCTGCGCGACGGTCGCCCCGCCGAGGTGACCCGCTCCTATTATCGGGGCGATGCCTATGATTTCGTGGCGGAACTCAGCGACGTCTGA
- the galA gene encoding beta-galactosidase GalA — protein sequence MDRRQLLLGSAGLGALASLGLPEAKAAGRAVEGDGFPMPQPKTGLMPRLPDGDPTRTRIERGWRFHEGDVQPEALKNHDDTYGSVKAGNARGAAARDYDDSDWAEVRLPHDWASFQPFEKTANVSQGYRKRGIGWYRRRLTLDAADHGKTIELHLDGVATNATVWVNGSVVAHSWSGYASIIVDMTPFARFGEEDNVIAIRVDAEAMEGWWYEGAGLYRHAWLVRRSPVSIVTDGVHCDPRRTDNGWQVPVTVTVGNIEPAPVGVVIEADLLDPAGKRVASGTTATTAMVLDRVEASLTLAVGAPQLWSVETPTLYIVHTRLLRDGKLIDERRTAIGFRTVRFDADNGLFVNDKPVKLKGVCIHQDHAGVGVAQYDALLGWRLERLKAMGCNAIRMSHNAPTAELLDWCDRMGFLVMDENRHFNPAPDYLAQLAWMVRRDRNHPSVILWSVFNEEPMQGTEAGVEMVRRMEAAVRKLDDSRPVTSAMNGSFYNPQNVSSVVDVMGFNYYQGEYDKWHRLNPGRPSTSSEDTSAFETRGAFASNPAAHVITSYDDEAASWGNTHRKAWQLIAAKPFIAGGFVWTGFDYHGEPTPYEWPTIASFFGIMDLCGFPKTAFGIHSAAWIDDAPVVWLAPHWTWPGREGQTIKVFVASNAESVTLLLNGKVIGSQKVDRLQGNEWQVPYAPGRLEAQAMRGGKIVARMVHETAGKPVALRLTPARTVMAGDDEDVQPITIDAVDAKGRHVPTANLMTNFTVEGASILGIGNGDPNSHEPEKGNARSLFNGLAQLILQAGSGRGTITVRATAEGLQPARLTIDRAEIAPRAQVGVTPPLMVLGDWRRSALLADRPGPGLVPDNNSWAFLRSAMPTPAEPQPGWRVYTHRLSPWKRIAAEGGTLRFASVGGRATLWMDGKKLAEKTDPAPASLEAVIPAGAGQRLVELIVEAPAGQISGLLGKVTLTPR from the coding sequence ATGGATCGTCGCCAGTTGCTGCTCGGCAGCGCGGGGTTGGGGGCGCTTGCCTCGCTCGGGCTGCCCGAAGCGAAGGCGGCCGGCCGCGCCGTGGAAGGCGACGGCTTCCCGATGCCCCAGCCCAAGACCGGGCTGATGCCGCGCCTGCCGGACGGCGATCCCACGCGTACCCGCATCGAACGCGGCTGGCGCTTCCATGAGGGCGATGTGCAGCCCGAGGCGCTCAAGAACCACGACGATACCTATGGCAGCGTGAAGGCCGGCAACGCCCGCGGCGCCGCCGCCCGCGACTATGACGACAGCGACTGGGCCGAGGTGCGCCTGCCGCACGACTGGGCATCGTTCCAGCCTTTCGAGAAGACCGCCAACGTCTCGCAGGGCTATCGCAAGCGCGGCATCGGTTGGTACCGCCGCCGGCTCACGCTCGATGCGGCCGATCACGGCAAGACGATCGAGCTGCATCTCGACGGCGTCGCGACGAATGCAACGGTGTGGGTGAACGGCAGCGTCGTCGCGCACAGCTGGTCGGGTTACGCGAGCATCATCGTCGACATGACGCCCTTCGCGCGCTTCGGCGAAGAGGACAATGTGATCGCCATCCGCGTCGATGCCGAGGCGATGGAAGGCTGGTGGTACGAGGGCGCGGGCCTCTATCGCCACGCCTGGCTGGTGCGCCGATCGCCGGTTTCGATCGTCACCGATGGGGTGCATTGCGATCCGCGCAGGACCGACAATGGCTGGCAGGTGCCGGTCACCGTCACGGTCGGCAATATCGAACCTGCGCCGGTCGGCGTGGTGATCGAGGCGGATCTGCTCGATCCGGCAGGCAAGCGCGTGGCGAGCGGGACGACCGCCACCACCGCAATGGTACTAGACCGCGTCGAGGCGTCGCTGACCCTCGCAGTCGGCGCGCCGCAGCTCTGGTCGGTCGAGACTCCGACGCTCTACATCGTGCACACCCGGCTGCTGCGTGACGGCAAGCTGATCGACGAGCGCCGCACCGCGATCGGCTTTCGCACGGTCCGCTTCGATGCCGACAACGGCCTGTTCGTCAACGACAAGCCGGTCAAGCTGAAGGGCGTGTGCATCCATCAGGACCATGCCGGTGTGGGCGTCGCCCAATATGACGCGCTGCTCGGCTGGCGGCTCGAGCGGCTGAAGGCGATGGGCTGCAACGCGATCCGCATGTCGCACAATGCCCCTACCGCCGAACTGCTCGACTGGTGCGACCGGATGGGCTTCCTCGTCATGGACGAGAACCGCCATTTCAACCCCGCGCCGGATTATCTGGCGCAGCTGGCGTGGATGGTGCGCCGCGATCGCAACCACCCCAGCGTGATCTTGTGGTCGGTGTTCAACGAAGAGCCGATGCAGGGCACCGAGGCCGGGGTGGAAATGGTCCGCCGCATGGAAGCCGCGGTGCGCAAGCTGGACGACAGCCGCCCGGTCACCTCGGCGATGAACGGGTCTTTCTACAATCCGCAGAACGTCTCCTCGGTCGTCGACGTCATGGGGTTCAACTATTACCAGGGCGAGTATGACAAGTGGCACCGGCTGAACCCCGGCCGACCCAGCACCAGCTCGGAGGATACCAGCGCGTTCGAAACGCGCGGCGCCTTTGCCAGCAATCCTGCCGCCCATGTGATCACCTCGTATGACGACGAGGCGGCAAGCTGGGGTAACACGCACCGCAAGGCATGGCAGCTGATCGCGGCCAAACCCTTCATCGCCGGCGGGTTCGTGTGGACGGGTTTCGACTATCATGGCGAGCCGACCCCCTATGAATGGCCGACCATTGCCAGCTTCTTCGGCATCATGGACCTGTGCGGCTTCCCCAAGACCGCGTTCGGCATCCACAGCGCGGCCTGGATCGACGACGCGCCGGTGGTGTGGCTCGCGCCGCACTGGACCTGGCCGGGGAGGGAAGGCCAGACCATCAAGGTGTTCGTCGCCTCCAATGCCGAGAGCGTGACGCTGCTCCTGAACGGCAAGGTGATCGGCTCGCAGAAGGTAGACCGGTTGCAGGGCAATGAATGGCAGGTGCCGTACGCGCCTGGCAGGCTGGAGGCGCAGGCGATGCGCGGCGGCAAGATCGTCGCGCGGATGGTGCACGAAACCGCCGGCAAGCCGGTGGCGCTGCGGCTTACCCCAGCGCGCACCGTCATGGCGGGCGACGACGAGGATGTGCAGCCGATCACCATCGACGCAGTGGACGCCAAGGGTCGGCACGTGCCGACCGCCAATCTCATGACCAACTTCACGGTCGAGGGGGCGAGCATCCTCGGTATCGGCAATGGCGATCCCAACAGCCATGAGCCGGAGAAGGGCAATGCACGCTCGCTGTTCAACGGCCTCGCGCAGCTGATCCTCCAGGCCGGTAGCGGGCGCGGCACGATCACGGTGCGCGCGACCGCGGAGGGGCTGCAGCCCGCGCGGCTGACCATCGACCGCGCCGAGATCGCGCCGCGTGCGCAGGTGGGCGTCACCCCGCCGCTGATGGTGCTTGGCGACTGGCGCCGCTCGGCGCTGCTGGCCGACAGGCCGGGGCCGGGCCTGGTGCCGGACAACAACAGCTGGGCGTTTCTGCGCAGCGCGATGCCGACGCCGGCCGAGCCGCAGCCGGGTTGGCGCGTCTACACCCACCGCCTCAGCCCCTGGAAGCGCATCGCGGCCGAGGGCGGTACGCTGCGCTTCGCCAGTGTCGGCGGGCGTGCGACATTGTGGATGGACGGCAAAAAGCTCGCCGAGAAGACCGATCCCGCACCGGCGTCGCTGGAGGCCGTGATCCCGGCGGGCGCCGGACAGCGCCTGGTGGAACTGATCGTCGAGGCGCCGGCCGGCCAGATCTCCGGCCTGCTCGGCAAGGTGACGCTGACCCCCCGATGA
- a CDS encoding TonB-dependent receptor, translated as MKAFLLAGASLFITLPTAVMAQEQAGDAGTPDTEIVVTGYRAALAAALRAKRDAGAIVDSVSAEDVGKFPNTNVAEALTLVPGVTVDRQFGQGEKVSILGTDPSLNRTLLNGQTVASADWFILDTPGRTFNYALLAPQLVDRVDVYKSPEARIDEGSIGGTVNVLTRKPLALKPLSIAGSLGYLYNDRSRKGDIQGSVFVSWRNEAETFGILAGFQRAKDRLRRDGVESYGTIKANQWAGANADNPVDSRKVGCTGSCATTLTANPNAVSPNAFGTSYFEQGRERLSYSATAQWRPSDAFELQVDWLKIDATYDNLNQSMYAFQGNTWNSLDKLTDITVRDGIVTKASFANALSVLDVQYREAEMHSNTYRASATWHAGSLNLTAQGGLSDADGGTKRQVFLEFLNSASYTVDLSGAPKAPGILTYTSNVQGSPGSFVTDPGWSGNTVAKPTTDKERYGQLDADIGLDGPIKKLLFGYKYRRHETAQRYAGIALNGLSAPASQFSPRAAPGNYLSGFQVNDQMARRFVISGPSMVSFLEGRTLPAPSIFAAAEFTAGNWEVDEDIHALYGQANFDIADLRGNFGVRYVHTGTTSQGYVCTSGTPCNTAANWRWQTSKSSYDNVLPSVNVIADVRRDLVFRFAAAQVVARPNYADLTNYFWLSDGILTGGGGNPNLKPYKSNNVNASLEWYFAPRSILSAELFYKDISNYILNQTAPEQYFNQSQGRVTTYQISRPFNAGSAEVKGLAVAYQQELPFSFGLLANYTYSDGSGRAGADLPFNSRHQVSLSPFWEQGPVSLRGTYTWRSKYFTGIDRGDNMYVRGVANVDASLTYKLTTNVSLTASAMNLTDAEYYAYANTPALPRGVYRSGRKFLLSLALNL; from the coding sequence TTGAAAGCATTTCTTTTGGCGGGAGCGAGTCTGTTCATCACGCTTCCCACGGCCGTCATGGCGCAGGAGCAGGCGGGAGACGCCGGAACGCCCGACACCGAGATCGTCGTCACCGGATATCGTGCGGCGCTCGCCGCTGCGCTCCGGGCGAAGCGCGACGCCGGCGCGATCGTCGATTCCGTCTCCGCCGAAGATGTGGGCAAGTTTCCCAATACCAACGTCGCCGAAGCGCTGACGCTGGTGCCGGGCGTCACCGTGGATCGGCAGTTCGGTCAGGGCGAGAAGGTCTCGATCCTCGGCACCGATCCGTCGCTCAACCGCACGCTGCTCAACGGCCAGACCGTCGCCTCGGCCGACTGGTTCATCCTCGACACCCCAGGGCGCACCTTCAACTACGCCCTGCTGGCGCCCCAGCTCGTCGATCGTGTCGACGTGTACAAGTCGCCCGAGGCGCGGATCGACGAGGGATCGATCGGCGGCACCGTCAACGTGCTCACCCGCAAGCCGCTCGCGCTCAAGCCGCTGTCGATCGCAGGGTCGCTCGGCTATCTCTACAATGATCGCTCAAGAAAGGGCGATATCCAGGGTTCCGTCTTCGTCAGCTGGCGAAACGAGGCGGAGACGTTCGGCATCCTCGCCGGCTTCCAGCGCGCCAAGGATCGGCTGCGGCGCGATGGCGTGGAAAGCTATGGCACGATCAAGGCAAACCAATGGGCCGGTGCCAATGCCGATAATCCGGTCGATTCGCGCAAGGTCGGCTGCACGGGCAGCTGTGCGACCACGCTCACCGCGAACCCGAACGCGGTCAGCCCGAATGCGTTCGGCACCTCCTATTTCGAGCAGGGTCGCGAGCGCCTGTCCTACTCGGCGACGGCGCAGTGGCGCCCGTCCGACGCGTTCGAACTGCAGGTCGACTGGCTCAAGATCGACGCGACCTATGATAACCTGAACCAGTCGATGTATGCCTTCCAGGGCAATACCTGGAACAGCCTCGACAAGCTGACCGATATCACCGTGCGGGACGGCATCGTCACCAAGGCCAGCTTCGCCAATGCGCTGAGCGTGCTCGACGTGCAGTATCGCGAGGCAGAGATGCACTCGAACACCTATCGCGCCAGTGCAACGTGGCATGCGGGGTCGCTCAACCTGACGGCGCAGGGCGGCCTCTCGGATGCCGATGGCGGCACCAAGCGGCAGGTGTTCCTGGAGTTCCTCAACAGCGCCAGCTATACGGTGGACCTGTCCGGCGCGCCAAAAGCCCCCGGCATCCTGACCTATACCAGCAATGTCCAGGGATCGCCGGGCAGCTTTGTCACCGATCCGGGCTGGAGCGGCAACACCGTCGCGAAGCCCACGACGGACAAGGAGCGCTATGGCCAGCTCGACGCCGATATCGGGTTGGACGGACCGATCAAGAAGCTGCTGTTCGGCTATAAATACCGGCGGCACGAAACCGCGCAGCGCTATGCCGGCATCGCGCTGAACGGCCTGTCCGCGCCCGCATCCCAGTTCAGCCCCCGCGCGGCACCCGGCAACTACCTCTCCGGGTTCCAGGTCAACGACCAGATGGCGCGTCGCTTCGTGATCAGCGGGCCGTCGATGGTCTCGTTCCTCGAAGGGCGGACGCTGCCCGCGCCCTCGATCTTCGCCGCGGCCGAATTCACGGCCGGCAATTGGGAGGTGGATGAGGACATCCACGCGCTCTACGGGCAGGCCAATTTCGACATTGCCGACCTGCGCGGCAATTTCGGCGTCCGCTACGTCCACACCGGCACCACCAGCCAGGGCTATGTCTGCACGTCCGGCACGCCGTGCAACACGGCAGCGAACTGGCGCTGGCAGACCAGCAAGAGCAGCTACGACAACGTCCTGCCCAGCGTGAACGTGATCGCGGACGTGCGCAGAGATCTCGTCTTCCGCTTCGCCGCGGCGCAGGTGGTGGCACGGCCCAACTATGCCGATCTCACCAACTATTTCTGGCTCTCCGACGGCATCCTCACCGGCGGCGGCGGCAATCCCAACCTCAAGCCGTACAAGTCCAACAACGTCAACGCGTCGCTGGAATGGTATTTCGCGCCGCGCTCCATTCTCTCGGCGGAACTGTTCTACAAGGATATCAGCAACTACATCCTGAACCAGACGGCGCCGGAGCAGTATTTCAACCAGTCGCAGGGCCGGGTCACCACCTACCAGATCAGCCGGCCGTTCAATGCCGGTTCGGCGGAGGTGAAGGGATTGGCCGTCGCCTATCAGCAGGAACTTCCGTTCAGCTTCGGGCTGCTGGCCAACTACACCTATTCGGATGGATCCGGTCGCGCCGGGGCGGACCTGCCGTTCAACTCGCGACACCAGGTGAGCCTGAGCCCCTTCTGGGAACAGGGCCCGGTGAGCCTGCGCGGCACATATACCTGGCGATCCAAATACTTTACCGGGATCGACCGTGGCGACAACATGTATGTGCGTGGCGTGGCGAACGTCGATGCATCGCTGACCTATAAGCTGACCACGAACGTCAGCCTCACCGCATCGGCCATGAACCTCACCGATGCCGAATATTATGCCTATGCCAACACGCCCGCGCTACCGCGGGGCGTGTATCGCAGCGGGCGCAAGTTCCTGCTGTCGCTCGCCCTCAACCTGTGA
- a CDS encoding beta-N-acetylhexosaminidase, protein MRAFLNQARHSGWVALLLSSSAFAQTVPPLTPLPASVQMGKGSFTVTNGTGIAVPAGDSAAANAAKLLEAHVKVERGLTLGAIGTGGAIRLERDAGIPGAEAYRLTVDAKGVRIVASGDRGLLYGAVTLAQLLSPDHGFGKPVRIPALTVEDAPRFGWRGLMLDVARHFQPIEFVYGVVDQMASVKLNTLHLHLTDDQGWRFEVKRYPKLTEIGGWRTPPSTGGAPGPKVGGFYTQEQLTALVAYAAERGVTIVPEIDLPGHAQALVAAYPELGIFGDHTEVSHDWGVNPYLFNPGPKGIAFVKEVLDEVMAVFPGAYVHLGGDEAVKDQWQRSPDVQAQIKALGLKDENALQSWMIDQFGAYLESHGRRLIGWDEILEGGLPPSASVMSWRGEKGAVEAANQGHDVVLSPAPTLYLDSLQSDRRDEPPGRLSIQTLADVYRYEPMPAGIDAAKASHVLGAQGNAWSEYLITPYQVQHMLFPRAAAIAEITWSAKDNRDFSSFVSRLQPQMARWRRSGMEVADSAFAVDYKLQGTRGEALRAGRAKVALATQTGFGTIRYTLDGKTPTAKSPAYKAPLTLKPGTTITAAAFDVSGIVTATPRSFDTSRTALLTRTSSDMVACPKGALGLRVPLNAESRENTPVFNVNLFDTCTAYPAAPLDVATGFTVDVARTPRNYGLAHDFNKVRAHYNVSTYGELIVTARCIAASKDPTVKSIVVATFPLPDPAKAPQQFRFSGNLPTVGADEDLCFQFTSPLSDPFYTVEKVVLTEGGK, encoded by the coding sequence ATGCGCGCGTTCCTGAACCAGGCTAGGCATTCCGGCTGGGTGGCGCTGCTGCTGTCCTCCAGCGCTTTCGCCCAGACGGTGCCGCCGCTGACGCCCCTCCCTGCCAGCGTCCAGATGGGCAAGGGCAGCTTCACCGTGACGAACGGCACCGGTATCGCCGTGCCGGCCGGCGACAGCGCCGCCGCCAATGCCGCGAAGCTGCTGGAAGCCCATGTGAAAGTCGAGCGCGGCCTGACGCTGGGCGCGATCGGTACCGGCGGCGCGATCCGCCTCGAGCGCGACGCAGGCATCCCAGGCGCCGAGGCCTATCGCCTGACCGTCGATGCCAAGGGCGTTCGCATCGTCGCATCGGGCGATCGCGGCCTGCTCTACGGCGCCGTAACGCTCGCGCAGCTGCTCAGCCCCGATCACGGGTTCGGCAAGCCGGTCCGTATACCCGCCCTCACCGTCGAGGACGCCCCCCGCTTTGGCTGGCGCGGGCTGATGCTCGACGTGGCGCGCCATTTCCAGCCGATCGAGTTCGTCTATGGCGTGGTCGACCAGATGGCCTCGGTGAAGCTCAACACGCTCCACCTCCACCTCACCGACGACCAGGGATGGCGGTTCGAGGTGAAGCGCTATCCGAAACTGACCGAAATCGGCGGCTGGCGCACCCCGCCGAGCACCGGCGGAGCGCCAGGACCCAAGGTCGGCGGCTTCTACACCCAGGAGCAACTCACGGCGCTGGTCGCCTATGCCGCCGAGCGTGGCGTGACCATCGTGCCGGAAATCGATCTGCCCGGCCATGCCCAGGCGCTGGTCGCCGCCTATCCCGAACTCGGCATTTTCGGCGACCATACGGAAGTGTCGCACGACTGGGGCGTGAACCCGTACCTGTTCAATCCCGGCCCCAAGGGCATCGCCTTTGTGAAAGAGGTGCTGGACGAGGTGATGGCGGTGTTCCCGGGGGCCTATGTCCATCTCGGCGGTGACGAGGCGGTGAAGGACCAGTGGCAGCGCTCGCCGGACGTGCAGGCGCAGATCAAGGCGCTGGGCCTGAAGGACGAAAATGCGCTGCAGAGCTGGATGATCGACCAGTTCGGCGCCTATCTCGAAAGCCATGGCCGCCGCCTGATCGGCTGGGACGAGATCCTGGAAGGCGGCCTGCCGCCTTCGGCCTCGGTCATGTCGTGGCGCGGCGAAAAGGGCGCGGTCGAAGCCGCCAACCAGGGCCATGACGTGGTGCTCTCGCCCGCGCCCACCCTCTATCTCGACAGCCTGCAGAGCGACCGCCGCGACGAGCCGCCGGGCCGCCTCTCGATCCAGACGCTGGCCGATGTGTACCGGTACGAGCCGATGCCGGCCGGCATCGACGCCGCCAAGGCGAGCCATGTGCTCGGCGCGCAGGGCAATGCGTGGAGCGAATATCTGATCACGCCGTACCAGGTGCAGCACATGCTGTTCCCGCGCGCCGCGGCAATCGCCGAGATCACCTGGTCGGCCAAGGATAACCGCGACTTTTCATCGTTCGTCAGCCGCCTCCAGCCACAGATGGCCCGCTGGCGACGCTCGGGCATGGAAGTCGCCGACAGCGCCTTTGCGGTCGACTACAAGCTGCAGGGCACGCGCGGCGAGGCGCTGCGCGCCGGGCGAGCCAAGGTGGCGCTCGCCACCCAGACCGGCTTCGGCACGATCCGCTACACGCTCGACGGCAAGACGCCCACGGCCAAGTCCCCGGCGTACAAGGCACCGCTGACGCTGAAGCCGGGCACGACGATCACCGCCGCGGCCTTCGACGTATCGGGCATCGTCACCGCCACCCCGCGCAGCTTCGATACCAGCCGCACCGCGCTGCTCACCCGCACCAGCTCCGACATGGTCGCCTGTCCCAAGGGTGCGCTCGGCCTGCGCGTGCCTTTAAATGCCGAATCGCGCGAGAATACGCCGGTATTCAACGTCAACCTGTTCGACACCTGCACCGCCTACCCCGCCGCGCCGCTCGACGTGGCGACCGGCTTCACCGTCGACGTCGCCCGGACGCCGCGCAACTACGGGCTGGCGCACGACTTCAACAAGGTGCGCGCGCATTACAATGTCAGCACCTATGGCGAGCTGATCGTCACCGCCCGGTGTATTGCCGCATCCAAGGACCCGACGGTCAAGTCCATCGTCGTCGCCACCTTCCCGCTGCCCGATCCCGCCAAGGCGCCGCAGCAGTTCCGCTTTTCCGGCAACCTCCCCACAGTGGGCGCCGACGAGGACCTGTGCTTCCAATTCACGTCGCCGCTCAGTGACCCGTTCTACACCGTCGAGAAGGTCGTGCTGACGGAGGGCGGCAAGTGA